In one window of Desulforhabdus amnigena DNA:
- a CDS encoding ABC transporter permease: protein MFERVRQMLIKEFFQVLRDPKLRIIIFLMPVIQGLVFGYAVTTDVRHIQTAVYDLDHSVAGRELISRFGNSGYFDIVEYAGNAGEFQALVDTGKAQAVLHIDSGYQGDLDAGRPAAFQVIVDGTDSNTAGIVLNYSSKIVTQYSQDVLKDRLVRLQGVMPELGLVELKTRAWFNENLESRNYYVPGVIAILVTLITLMLTSMAIVREKEIGTMEQILVTPITPLEFILGKTVPFALIGFIDVTLITVVGIFWFDVPFRGSLLLLFFSTALFLMTTLGVGLLISTVSETQQQAMMSTFFFYFPAILLSGFMFPIANMPVVIQWLTYFNPLRYFLVIVRGIFLKGIGSDILWPQMVALAIIGVLTLWLASRRFKKTLA, encoded by the coding sequence ATGTTTGAACGTGTCAGACAGATGCTCATCAAGGAATTCTTTCAGGTCCTGCGTGATCCGAAGTTGAGGATCATCATTTTTCTGATGCCGGTCATTCAGGGGCTGGTCTTCGGATATGCGGTCACTACGGATGTTCGCCACATTCAGACAGCGGTTTACGACCTGGATCACAGTGTGGCCGGTCGGGAGCTCATCTCCCGTTTCGGGAATTCCGGATATTTCGACATTGTGGAATATGCTGGAAATGCGGGTGAGTTTCAGGCACTGGTGGATACGGGGAAGGCCCAGGCTGTGCTGCACATCGACAGCGGCTACCAGGGGGACTTGGATGCGGGGCGACCTGCAGCGTTCCAGGTCATTGTGGATGGAACCGATTCCAATACGGCCGGCATTGTCCTCAATTACAGTTCCAAGATTGTCACGCAATATTCCCAGGATGTTTTGAAGGACCGCCTCGTTCGTCTCCAAGGTGTTATGCCTGAATTGGGATTGGTGGAATTGAAAACGCGAGCCTGGTTCAATGAAAACCTTGAGAGCCGCAATTATTATGTTCCGGGCGTTATCGCCATTCTGGTCACTCTCATCACTTTGATGCTCACGAGTATGGCCATTGTGCGTGAAAAAGAGATCGGGACCATGGAACAGATCCTGGTGACACCCATCACGCCGCTGGAGTTCATTCTCGGAAAAACGGTCCCTTTTGCCCTCATCGGGTTCATCGACGTCACGCTCATAACCGTTGTGGGCATATTCTGGTTCGATGTGCCCTTTCGGGGCAGCCTGCTTTTGCTCTTCTTTTCGACGGCCCTGTTTCTCATGACCACTCTGGGAGTGGGGCTTTTGATATCGACCGTCAGCGAAACCCAGCAGCAGGCCATGATGAGCACTTTTTTCTTTTATTTTCCGGCCATCCTTCTTTCAGGTTTCATGTTTCCCATTGCCAATATGCCGGTGGTGATTCAGTGGCTCACCTATTTCAATCCCCTCCGCTATTTTCTGGTGATCGTTCGCGGCATTTTCCTCAAGGGGATCGGGAGCGATATCCTATGGCCGCAGATGGTGGCGCTGGCGATTATAGGGGTTCTCACGCTGTGGCTGGCATCGCGCAGGTTCAAAAAGACGCTGGCTTGA
- a CDS encoding TolC family protein, which translates to MRHGTFGTGMYKWLLLCFVGGALTGCGAYYQPVVPPVESYLPSPPPERLHSPSDEAEMEAEEEPLEEIGEGRAAVSLETCVRIALDKNPSMRAAEAGVRVAKEGVGEARAPYFPDVGISTGYHRFQRHAFLPNGLTDIRSGIPSVIGPTDDWNGAVNSRFILFDSGERRAQLKSAMARQGVAEEEAARIQQDLAFNVHQTYYGLVAAMENRDVARKNLELAENHLHLAQERKAAGAVPKADVLRAQVEVADRRLALVRAENLVRITQGQLSTSMGLPVETHFEVDARPEEMISPQAIDLDAALGEAVHLRPEIKAALRRVASAGTAVESAKSAFGPKIKAEAGYGWRDSEFLPQDEEWLAGVFVELPLFTGFSRIHKLAGKKAELSKEEATARQVVLDVQREVWTAHSEFKEAYEAVQASEVLVKDAEEGMRTTQERYEVGAGTINDLLDAQTALARAETSRVEARWNYHIARSAFDRSIGRMAVE; encoded by the coding sequence GTGCGGCACGGAACATTCGGAACCGGAATGTACAAATGGCTATTGTTATGCTTTGTCGGAGGGGCGTTGACCGGTTGTGGAGCGTACTATCAGCCGGTCGTTCCGCCGGTGGAGAGTTATCTTCCCAGCCCTCCCCCCGAGCGGCTTCATTCTCCTTCGGACGAGGCGGAAATGGAAGCCGAAGAGGAGCCGCTTGAAGAGATTGGGGAGGGGAGAGCGGCCGTTTCACTCGAAACCTGTGTGCGCATCGCTCTTGACAAGAATCCGTCGATGCGTGCAGCCGAAGCAGGCGTTCGGGTAGCGAAGGAAGGGGTGGGTGAGGCTCGGGCGCCTTATTTTCCCGATGTGGGAATCTCTACCGGGTACCATCGTTTTCAAAGACACGCGTTTTTACCCAATGGGCTCACGGATATTCGATCGGGAATCCCGAGTGTCATTGGCCCGACGGATGATTGGAACGGAGCAGTGAACAGCCGCTTCATTCTTTTTGACAGCGGCGAGCGGCGTGCCCAGCTCAAATCCGCCATGGCCCGCCAGGGAGTAGCAGAAGAAGAGGCCGCGAGGATTCAGCAGGATCTCGCCTTCAATGTGCATCAGACCTATTACGGTTTAGTGGCCGCCATGGAAAATCGGGATGTAGCCAGGAAAAATCTCGAACTGGCGGAAAACCATCTTCACCTGGCTCAGGAGCGGAAAGCTGCCGGAGCGGTGCCCAAAGCGGATGTGCTTCGGGCGCAGGTGGAGGTGGCGGACAGACGCCTGGCGCTGGTGAGGGCGGAAAACCTGGTGCGGATCACTCAAGGGCAGTTGAGCACATCGATGGGGTTGCCCGTAGAGACGCATTTCGAGGTGGATGCGCGCCCGGAAGAAATGATATCCCCGCAGGCCATCGATCTCGATGCAGCCCTTGGCGAGGCTGTGCATCTCCGGCCCGAGATCAAGGCGGCCCTGCGGCGTGTGGCTTCCGCCGGTACCGCCGTGGAGAGTGCAAAGAGCGCCTTTGGCCCCAAAATAAAGGCGGAAGCCGGCTATGGCTGGCGGGATTCGGAGTTTCTGCCTCAAGATGAAGAATGGCTGGCGGGAGTTTTTGTAGAACTGCCGCTTTTCACGGGGTTCTCGAGGATTCATAAACTTGCCGGGAAAAAAGCGGAGCTCTCCAAAGAGGAAGCCACAGCCAGACAGGTCGTTTTGGATGTGCAACGGGAAGTGTGGACCGCTCATTCGGAATTCAAGGAAGCGTATGAAGCTGTCCAGGCATCCGAGGTTCTGGTGAAGGACGCGGAGGAAGGGATGCGCACCACGCAGGAGCGCTATGAAGTGGGTGCCGGCACCATCAATGACCTTCTGGACGCACAGACGGCTCTGGCCCGGGCGGAAACGAGCCGGGTGGAAGCCCGCTGGAATTATCATATCGCAAGGTCCGCTTTCGACCGTTCAATCGGGCGTATGGCGGTCGAATAA